The following coding sequences are from one Camelus dromedarius isolate mCamDro1 chromosome 30, mCamDro1.pat, whole genome shotgun sequence window:
- the LOC105097050 gene encoding epidermal retinol dehydrogenase 2 gives MAPSVNTAKELSIFLVKAMFAFLEAAIFALIPKPPKNVAGEIVLITGAGSGLGRLLAVQFAHLGSVLVLWDINEEGNEETRRMAWDAGAMTVHAYTCDCGRKEEVYRVANQVKKEVGDVSILINNAGIVTGRKFLDCPDELIEKSFDVNFKAHLWTYKAFLPAMIANDHGHLVCISSSAGLIGTNQLADYCASKFAAFGFAESIFLETLAQKQNGIKTTIVCPFFIKTGMFEGCTTSCPFLLPILEPEYAVRKIVDAILQEKMYLYMPKFIYFMVFLKSFLPFKVGILVAEYLRALHFMDSFTGQKKKD, from the exons ATGGCGCCCAGCGTGAACACAGCCAAGGAACTGTCCATTTTCTTAGTAAAGGCAATGTTTGCTTTTCTGGAGGCTGCGATTTTTGCCTTAATCCCAAAGCCACCGAAGAATGTTGCTGGTGAAATCGTACTTATAACAGGTGCGGGGAGTGGACTTGGAAGGCTCTTAGCCGTCCAATTTGCCCACCTGGGATCAGTGCTTGTTCTCTGGGATATCAATGAGGAAGGCAACGAGGAGACGCGCAGGATGGCTTGGGATGCTGGAGCCATGACGGTCCACGCCTACACCTGTGACTGTGGCCGGAAGGAGGAAGTGTACAGGGTGGCCAATCAG GTTAAGAAAGAAGTTGGTGACGTTTCCATCCTAATCAACAATGCTGGAATCGTAACAGGCAGAAAGTTCCTCGACTGCCCAGACGAGCTTATAGAAAAGTCTTTTGATGTGAATTTCAAAGCACATTTATGG ACATATAAAGCCTTTCTACCTGCTATGATTGCTAATGACCATGGACACTTGGTTTGCATTTCAAGTTCAGCTGGATTAATTGGAACAAACCAACTGGCAG ATTACTGTGCAAGTAAATTTGCAGCCTTCGGATTTGCTGAATCTATATTTCTAGAAACACTTGCCCAGAAACAAAATGGAATCAAAACCACTATTGTATGCCCATTTTTTATAAAAACCGGAATGTTTGAAGGTTGCACTACTAG CTGTCCTTTTCTGTTACCGATTCTGGAGCCAGAATATGCAGTCAGGAAGATAGTAGATGCTATCCTGCAGGAAAAAATGTACCTGTATATGCCAAAGTTTATATACTTTATGGTGTTCCTAAAAAG TTTCTTGCCCTTCAAGGTGGGAATCCTTGTGGCCGAATATTTGCGTGCCCTTCATTTTATGGATAGCTTCACTGGccaaaagaagaaagactga